The following are from one region of the Stanieria cyanosphaera PCC 7437 genome:
- a CDS encoding MFS transporter — MFKYLPNFSGQVWILAAGRLLSQIGSGFTMFYAPIFFVNQVGISSTVVGIAIGSGSLSGVIGRFLGGQWADSPGWGRRRTLLISAVISAIADVFLAMTHDVFTLIIGNLLMGLGIGLYWPATEAAIVDLTTVQQRNEAFAITRLADSLGLGLGVVLGGALIATSGNYRSLFIIDGISFVVFFGIIYVAIAETYQFSLHQETQTRKWSIAFQDRALMVYAVVNILFTTYLAQVQSTMPLYFKNFVTAGDTEAGFSEKIISALFSWHIAFAALCQLPVARALNRISRTQALVISLLLWGLGFVLVWMTGITSSYALFWGILSLGVMSVAMIVYTPAASALVADLAPQSLRAVYLSISSQCWAIGYLIGPPLGGWALDRSVSFAHNFWLFAAASVSIGIVIVQYLEKVLLTQAKKN; from the coding sequence ATGTTTAAATACTTACCAAACTTTAGTGGTCAAGTTTGGATTTTGGCAGCAGGTAGATTATTGTCCCAGATTGGTTCGGGTTTTACCATGTTTTATGCCCCGATTTTTTTTGTTAACCAAGTGGGAATATCTTCTACTGTAGTGGGGATTGCTATCGGTAGTGGTTCTTTATCAGGAGTTATTGGTAGATTTTTGGGTGGACAATGGGCTGATTCTCCTGGTTGGGGACGTAGACGTACTTTATTAATTTCAGCCGTAATTTCTGCGATCGCGGATGTTTTTTTAGCTATGACTCATGATGTTTTTACCTTAATCATTGGTAATTTGTTAATGGGTTTGGGTATCGGTTTATATTGGCCCGCAACCGAGGCAGCTATTGTAGATCTAACTACGGTTCAACAAAGAAATGAGGCTTTTGCAATTACCCGATTGGCGGATAGTCTGGGTTTGGGTTTGGGAGTGGTTTTAGGTGGTGCGTTGATTGCTACTTCAGGCAACTATCGCTCTTTATTCATCATTGATGGAATTTCCTTTGTCGTTTTTTTTGGCATTATTTATGTTGCGATCGCAGAAACTTATCAATTTTCACTTCATCAAGAAACTCAAACTCGCAAGTGGTCAATCGCTTTTCAAGACAGAGCTTTGATGGTTTATGCGGTAGTCAATATTTTGTTTACGACTTATTTAGCTCAGGTACAAAGTACCATGCCTCTTTATTTTAAAAATTTTGTCACGGCAGGGGATACGGAAGCAGGGTTTTCAGAAAAAATTATTAGTGCTTTGTTTAGTTGGCATATTGCTTTTGCTGCTTTATGTCAGTTACCTGTAGCTCGTGCATTAAATCGGATTAGTCGTACCCAAGCTTTAGTCATTTCTTTGTTGCTGTGGGGATTGGGCTTTGTTTTAGTTTGGATGACAGGAATTACTTCTAGTTATGCTTTGTTTTGGGGCATTTTGTCTTTAGGAGTGATGTCGGTGGCAATGATAGTTTATACTCCTGCTGCTTCTGCTTTGGTAGCTGATTTAGCTCCTCAATCTTTACGGGCAGTTTATCTTTCTATTAGTTCTCAATGTTGGGCAATTGGCTATTTAATTGGACCTCCTCTTGGTGGTTGGGCATTAGATCGTTCGGTTAGTTTTGCTCATAATTTCTGGTTATTTGCTGCTGCTAGCGTCAGTATCGGAATTGTAATTGTGCAGTATTTAGAAAAAGTATTACTAACTCAGGCAAAAAAAAATTAA